In a single window of the Streptacidiphilus sp. P02-A3a genome:
- a CDS encoding SDR family oxidoreductase has protein sequence MALSNPVDFTGRTALVTGGTKGIGRAVAEAFLAAGADVVVCGRGEPERLPAADGRTAVFHAADVRDPAAAAALVDAAAERFGRLDVLVNNAGGSPDADAATVSPRFVERIVALNLLAPFYVAQAANRVMRTQERGGSVINIGSVSAHDPQPGTAAYSAAKAGLLALTRALALEWAPRVRVNHITTGLVRTESAAPGYGPDGGAALAGIIPMGRMALPGDVADACLFLAGDLARYVNGADLAVHGGGELPGRLLAVRSAAARG, from the coding sequence ATGGCACTCAGCAACCCGGTGGACTTCACCGGTCGGACCGCCCTGGTCACCGGCGGCACCAAGGGCATCGGTCGCGCCGTCGCCGAGGCCTTCCTCGCCGCCGGGGCGGACGTCGTCGTCTGCGGCCGCGGCGAACCCGAGCGGCTGCCCGCGGCCGACGGCCGCACCGCGGTCTTCCACGCCGCCGACGTCCGCGATCCGGCCGCCGCCGCCGCGCTGGTGGACGCCGCGGCGGAGCGCTTCGGCCGTCTGGACGTGCTGGTCAACAACGCCGGTGGCTCCCCCGACGCCGACGCGGCCACCGTCTCACCGCGCTTCGTCGAGCGGATCGTGGCGCTGAACCTGCTCGCCCCCTTCTATGTGGCCCAGGCCGCCAACCGGGTGATGCGGACCCAGGAGCGCGGCGGATCCGTCATCAACATCGGCAGCGTCTCCGCGCACGACCCGCAGCCCGGTACCGCCGCGTACAGCGCCGCGAAGGCCGGGCTGCTCGCGCTCACCAGGGCGCTGGCACTGGAGTGGGCGCCCCGGGTGCGGGTCAACCACATCACCACCGGCCTGGTCCGCACCGAGAGCGCCGCTCCCGGCTACGGCCCGGACGGCGGCGCGGCGCTGGCCGGAATCATCCCGATGGGCCGGATGGCACTGCCCGGCGACGTGGCCGACGCCTGCCTGTTCCTCGCCGGTGACCTGGCCCGGTACGTCAACGGCGCGGACCTGGCCGTGCACGGCGGCGGCGAGCTCCCCGGCCGCCTGCTCGCCGTCAGGTCGGCTGCCGCGCGGGGCTGA
- a CDS encoding SDR family oxidoreductase, whose product MTGICQDRVVVVTGAGQGLGREHALALAAAGARVVVNDLGAAARAVAEEITGSGGTAVADTGDVSDWCYAEALISRAVTEFGSLDALVNNAGVNRDRMLVSMSEEEWDLVLKVDLKGHFAPLRHAAGYWREQHRQGRPVAARIVNTSSGAGLMGSVGQGNYGAAKAGIAALTQIAAVELARYGVTVNAIAPSARTPMTERVFAETMRAPESGFDAMHPGNVSPLVVWLAGAGSSDVTGRMFEVEGGTLSVADGWQHGPRAVSERRWDPTEIGPAVRELLRRAPAPAPVYGA is encoded by the coding sequence GTGACCGGAATCTGCCAGGACCGCGTCGTCGTGGTGACCGGGGCGGGCCAGGGGCTGGGGCGCGAGCACGCGCTCGCCCTGGCCGCCGCCGGGGCCCGGGTCGTGGTGAACGACCTCGGGGCGGCCGCGCGGGCGGTGGCCGAGGAGATCACCGGGTCCGGCGGCACCGCCGTCGCCGACACCGGCGACGTCAGCGACTGGTGCTACGCCGAGGCGCTGATCAGCCGGGCCGTGACCGAGTTCGGCAGCCTCGACGCGCTGGTCAACAACGCCGGGGTGAACCGCGACCGGATGCTGGTGTCCATGTCCGAGGAGGAGTGGGACCTGGTGCTGAAGGTCGACCTCAAGGGCCACTTCGCGCCGCTGCGGCACGCCGCCGGGTACTGGCGCGAGCAGCACAGGCAGGGCCGCCCGGTGGCCGCGCGGATCGTCAACACCAGCTCCGGCGCCGGGCTGATGGGCAGCGTCGGTCAGGGCAACTACGGCGCGGCGAAGGCGGGGATCGCCGCGCTGACGCAGATCGCGGCCGTGGAACTGGCCCGCTACGGCGTCACCGTGAACGCGATCGCGCCCTCCGCCCGCACCCCGATGACCGAGCGGGTCTTCGCGGAGACGATGCGGGCGCCGGAGTCCGGCTTCGACGCGATGCACCCCGGCAACGTCTCGCCGCTGGTGGTGTGGCTGGCCGGCGCCGGTTCCAGCGACGTGACCGGCCGGATGTTCGAGGTCGAGGGCGGGACGCTGAGCGTCGCCGACGGCTGGCAGCACGGCCCGCGCGCGGTGTCCGAGCGGCGCTGGGACCCGACGGAGATCGGCCCCGCCGTCCGCGAGCTGCTGCGCCGCGCCCCCGCCCCGGCCCCGGTCTACGGTGCCTGA